A stretch of Triticum aestivum cultivar Chinese Spring chromosome 1D, IWGSC CS RefSeq v2.1, whole genome shotgun sequence DNA encodes these proteins:
- the LOC123182011 gene encoding uncharacterized protein, producing the protein MSSAPAPPPPPPPSSPPADEGRPREATEVDDRVASHVDPFLVEALDNPRHRLMILRMELDIQKFMQNHHLHEFEFQHFPTSYLRCAAHRVAQHYGLETTVADSLVDGSNSRIVARKTPESKYPAIALSEVPVKQARNDIEAAEKLKFVICQRPKASQNGAYGAGTNNGAAKTVEERIDDYNKARARIFNGSIPADVVGPSDLGGLSIARNEPVNVEPSVDENKGCTFNSRSRVAVFKDTEKDRSDPDYDRNYKRYVRPPVPDYGVSPGAFNFAVPQFVQYGVGYMQSPSMPRNQPSVYFGQPDLSMGSSGTAVYPQWPTPAMMYPHCYDNLGHVISQVPVYQSFNHG; encoded by the exons ATGAGCTccgcccccgccccgccgccgccgccgccgccgtcctcgcccccCGCCGACGAGGGGCGGCCGAGGGAGGCGACGGAGGTGGACGACCGGGTGGCCTCCCACGTCGACCCGTTCCTCGTGGAGGCGCTCGACAACCCCCGCCACCGCCTCATGA TTTTGCGTATGGAATTGGATATACAGAAATTTATGCAGAATCATCACCTGCATGAATTTGAATTCCAGCATTTTCCAACTTCTTACCTCCGCTGTGCTGCTCATCGTGTTGCACAACATTATGGTTTAGAGACTACAGTAGCAGATAGCTTAGTTGATGGTTCTAATAGCAGGATAGTTGCGAGAAAAACACCTGAAAGCAAATATCCAGCTATTGCTTTATCAGAAGTTCCCGTTAAACAAGCAAGAAATGATATTGAGGCAGCAGAAAAGCTTAAGTTTGTCATTTGTCAAAGGCCTAAAGCTTCCCAAAATGGTGCATATGGTGCTGGAACCAACAATGGTGCGGCTAAAACTGTTGAAGAGAGGATAGATGATTACAATAAGGCACGGGCACGCATTTTCAATGGTTCCATTCCTGCAGATGTTGTAGGCCCAAGTGATTTAGGAGGTTTGTCGATTGCCAGAAACGAACCGGTGAATGTTGAGCCTTCTGTTGATGAGAACAAGGGTTGCACATTCAATAGCCGTTCCAGGGTTGCTGTTTTTAAGGACACTGAAAAAGATCGTAGTGATCCTGACTACGATCGTAATTACAAAAG GTATGTTAGGCCCCCCGTGCCTGACTATGGTGTGAGCCCAGGCGCCTTCAATTTTGCCGTGCCTCAGTTTGTGCAGTATGGTGTTGGTTATATGCAGTCTCCTAGCATGCCGAGAAACCAACCTTCTGTGTACTTTGGTCAACCTGATTTATCGATGGGATCTTCTGGAACTGCTGTTTACCCACAGTGGCCTACCCCAGCAATGATGTACCCCCATTGCTATGACAATCTTGGCCATGTGATTTCTCAG GTTCCGGTGTACCAGTCCTTCAACCATGGTTAG